The nucleotide window agagagagagagagagagagagagagagagagagagagagagagagagagagagagagagagagagagagagagagacagacagacagacagacagacagacagacagacagacagacatagatcTTCGCGGTGATTACGTCATTGCTAGCATCGGCAAGTCGCTCTTTAATAGGCTAAACGTTGATAACCAGCTTCAGTGAAGGTTATAATAACAACAAACGCGATATAAAGTTATCCAAGATAGATCAGCATTGCTAATGCCAGTTCTCGTCACGATACTTTCTTTGGCTGTGAACAAGTTGAGAGTTTTATGCAGTAAAAGTATGCTGAAGGCTTCCCTTTGTTTCGCATCTGCTCGGTGTAGGGAGAGTGTAGCGTTCGGCTCAAATTATCATAGTGTTATTTTATATGTATTCGCACagagtatcatagacagagtggcaacacctattgtttaaggtgtgaagcggttacgGAAGCAATCcgtgtttgcctcgcctcacgaagctcttggctctcttttccgaagagtgccgaccatgcacccttcggtaattttcggattttcaccaattgttaagcgaaagtatgttcgacaaagtttgttttgctgttgtcgtgtggtgctgatcggaattgatgtgctggcaaaaacgggagtgttttgagcttcaggaaagtgggttttaccgttttaaaaattcctctaatatttttatgaatatataatgagtgtgtttgaaccaaatttgaaagtcttatatcgatactgtctggttttactcaatggtttacggtcagtcataccgtcttttacacgtgcgtcaagaaaggacatgtttatgaaactgctggcgtgttatgttttgattggcgtgaagcagtgtttctggcctgagagctcacaaagtaactatggttgctacgcgactggcagtacgatgccatctcgtcgtatgtttcgcataatctcgcgtaattatcaaccacaaacaaagcctccaaaaagtttaacacctttgaagctcattttaatatgaaaagccaatagtctaccgagacgaccatggaacaaaaggcatgcaagtgttgccactctgtttatgaTACTCTGTGGTATTCGAAACGACAACCGTATGATTGcaacagaacaacaacaataacaacaacgacgacaaagacgacgacgacgaagCAACAATTGGTATttaatttattgaatataaacataaatattGATCACATACGACCAATTGCAATGGGGTGAACAATTcataattctctctctctctctctctctctctctctctctctctctctctctctctctctctctctctctctctctctctctctctccccccccccaagaCGGCACAAATAGTCAGTATATTCACAGTAGTGGTAATCGGCGTCGACCGCTGTCGAGTTGTGTTGTTTCCACTGAGACCAAAGCTCACAGGCAAGCACAAACTTATCATCATCATAGTGATATGGATTGTGGCAATATCGCTATCGAGCCCCAAGATCGCCTACTATCACTATTTTCACATTCCGGCGCTTGGCATGGGTACCATATACATTTGCAACGAACGCTGGCCGGACGGACACTCGGAGATATACGTCTGGATGATGTTTGTGCTGACATACGTGATTCCCTTCATCATTCTCTGTCTTTGCTATTTCATGGTCGCCTTGAAATTGTTGTTTCGGACCATGCCTGGACAGGTGGACTCGAGACGGATGCAGGCACAGCAGGCGGCCAATAGAAAGGTAAGAATCAACAGTCAACCAATTTTCCTGGCAGCCTTGATCTTTATCATATAATACCATATGAGGCTCTATATGGGACATTACACGGTTGCTACACCGCCCATTTCTGTTAAAATCTAGATTGCTACTTACATTAATCTTGCGTGTATAAAgtgtatatttatataatagATCCGGCTTAACATAAATTCTGACTATTTATATAAGAGATCCGAATTCAGACCGTCAATgtctaaattttgaaatattaagatTGAAAACAGTtagtaaaatttgaatttatttctcaaaaatgaataaatcgTACAGTCAGGGACTGTGGTCATTAACCTATGATCGTCTATTTTGCCATTCAATTCATACAGGCATTTTTCAATCATGCCAAGAGCGACCAATATATTTCATTTCGGGTAGATGTAGAAAAATCCTGTGATGAAAGGTTAATTAGTATGCAATTATGCTAATATTTCAAACCTATCATCACTTTGATTAGGGTCTTCTCCAGCCAGCTGTCTTGCCCCATCAGATGATCTTCTTAAGACAAATAACACTGTCAGGCATTTTGAAGTCTTTGCCTTTACCTCAAGTACAGACCAAAACAAAATCTACGATCGGTGTGCCTCACTGGTAGGCTGGATTGCCCTATACTTTGCAAATCCAGTTTGTAATTTCTGTACATCCTGACCACGCAGACTGCGcgtttttgagtaaaatttgGGTCCTTAATTCTTTCGTCAAACACgataaatatacatttataaCAAAGTTTGCATGGTTGAACCTTCCTTACCGTATACCTCAAAGACACtcacaatattcttttcacatttttaactGCAAATCATTCAGGTTGTAATTTTTTACGAGGGCCACAGGGATGAAAggaaatcaatcaatcaataaatcaatcaatcaatcaatcaatcaaatgtTAAATTATCCCGGACAGACTTACTCATTTCCAAGAGATAGTTTGCGAAATGTGATTGGTTGCCCATCGGACTATGTGATTTGCTTGGATGAAAAATTATAtcgaaataattaatttctttgaaggTATTAAAATTGTGTTATTCATCTTGTCaggattattttattattataactGTACCAAGATAATAGTGTACTAGATGCAGCAATATCTTGACGTCCTGGCATCGTTTTTACTCAAAATCGTGCAGGCTCAATTTTTTCAGGTCTCAAACGGTAATGGATCAAAAAATGATGTTCGTGAATTCAATCCGATGAGTTCATTTCAGAACGCAATTGGAAGTGAGTCAGACTGAAGATAATTTAGTAATTTCTCATGATGATACATTTTAAATgaattgtaataaattttagTACGATGACTTCGCCGTGTTGACATTTCTTATGAGCTTATATGTTGTCAAATCTTTCTAATATCTACCAGATTTGTTGTCTGAGCTAAGGAAGTCTCTATCTCACATACTTTGTCTTCATATTTCCTTGTGACTTTTTAATGATTCCAAGTAAATATATTCTCTAAATGCTCAAATGGTATCACCTTAAAGGGAGGGGGCCGTCCCGTCTGCGGCTGCGCGTGTGGGATCTATACAATGGGTCTGTTGCTAAGCACAAATATGACAACATCAGTCGTGCACAATGTCAGCTGCAACGTAACTGGTGACCGCGGCCGAAACAGGTTCATGTAAACGAAGGGACGCAACCAAAGTTTATCTggcaaagtcttgcagtgactggaaagctacaaaactggtGAACTATGAACGtgcatcaaatgctgaatttgctTCACTTTTGTTCATTGCTACTTATTGGCAGACGCAAATTTTATCAACGAGAAAGTCGCGACGCCGCAGACTGTACGACTTCTCAGTGCTTTAGTAATAAGTGTATTTTATCGATATAATCTTTGTTTATTGGTTTAATATTTGCACTGTCACATCTTACGAAGGGTCACCGATATCTTCTACGGAATAATCGGCCATTCACTGAAAAACtggaaaatacaaatacatgtaaataaaccGATAAATCGAGATCGAGACGTGGACTTGCTCAGAGTATCTGACTATGAGTGAATACATGAGTTGATGACTCGAGCACGTTGTGTATTAATGAACAAACATTATCTACAAATACTTAATTTTTATCGCATGGTATTTACTCCTCTGCTAAGTTGTAGGTATAGGGGTTATTAATGGTTctctccggaataaaaaggacgcgatgcgttctacagactcagtacgcccaaataatcacgtgatgccggtacaaacaagcccacatgtgtactaacgcgtatggaaatacacgtacgtctatgcgcgtttgcgcacatggctttgtttgtaccgtggttgattcgaattccgggtttggcctattggtGCTTCATTCTGTAGATAGGGTTCAAGCCCACTGTAtgatgaaaaaaacataaaaaaaaacatagatAAAACGTGTGCTTACTTGTGTCACATGAAACGTTCTCTGTAAACTGTCTTGACTTTCTCTTCATACAGTTTATTTCTGTTTTCTGCATATTTTTGTAACTCAGGCTGTCCGGACGCTGGTGTCGCTCGTTATCCTATTTGGGGTTTGTTGGCTGCCCCTTCACATCTACAATATATTTTTGATCACCTACAACCCGGAATACCTGAGGACACACCAGGACGCTACGAAGATCAGCCGAGCCAGCATTTACATTTGGTTAATCTTCGCGGATACCGTCTTCAACCCAATCGTCTACATTTTCATGAGCGACAAATTTAGGGTAAGTGCAAAGATCAGGTTAAAGAAGGATCACATTTCACTTATGGTAGAATGTTCATTAAACATGGGCAAAACCTTTTCAAGAAGGGGATGAAAACCCAAAGGCAACTTACACCTTAAGTGCATTGATTAAGATGTAGTTCGATATATGCCCTAAATAAGAATGGACTGCTCGTTGGAAGGATGTTGGTATGGACTAGTATGGATTTTTGACGCAGCAATGCGGAAACCGATTTTTGGAACGAATACTTTTTGTGATTAATCCAAAAGTATGTTGATACACTAAGCTATTCAATGATAAAATGTTACTAACATAAAGTTCCTCAGGTAAGACAGAACCCCACACAACCAACCCCAACTCATATATTGGCTGGTTCAATATGTACGTTGTGTGCCACAACTTTACTTTGAAGGCAAACCTTGCTCATTGTCCCAATCATTTCATGTGTTTTTCGTACATGACACCGCAAAATCCACACACCACTGGAAAATCAAAGTACATCCATAGTTACAGTATTAGTCGGCATATCGTTCATTTCCTCAATGCATTACCCACTTCCCTTTCAGTATAATGCGTTTATTGATGGTACTTGTACGCTAGTTCAGTTCTCGTACCGCGTCTGATCACGGACTTTTCACGCGTTTAAAACAAAGTACTTTTTTTAATGCAGCATATGCTTTCGGATGAATTGCTTTATTGACAGACCAAGTATTATAGAATTTTTCTTCTTCCTGTTCTCACGGTCCATAACGATGGAAAAAAAAGGAGAAGCCCCTTCCCGCGACTTCGGGAATAAGCATGGATAACTTATCTTTCCTCGATCCGCATGTAGCACCCCTGCCTCAAGAAAACCCCGAATGTTCCGATAATGGAGATTTGTCCCGATGTTTACCCGGCGCACAGCTGTCCTTTTCCCTGCTATTTACAAGCCTTAATCTTCTTCTGATCAGGGCCGTAGTCGCACCAAATTGTCAAGGGGACGGGGATCTTCCCCCTCCTCCCCGCAGGCTACAGCCCTGCTGAGGCGATGACATGATATGTTTAGGCCGTCAGGCTCCGTGTCAGGCGCATAAGACCGAAAAATAGCAACGAGGTGAAGTAGGTTCACACTGGAAAAAATGATCGAGCATTAGAAGTGAACATTGTCACGCATCAGGACATTGGGGTGCTAATTTTGGCATCGATTGAAAGACTACACAACATCATTTTGTTGCTCAGCTCACATAGCACGTATAGTCTGTTGGTTCGAGACGTGGGCGACTTGTTTTTCATAACCAGGCATCTGTTTCGTAGCTTGTCCTCGCTACATAGTTCAATATTTGTTCAACCCTTCGGCAATTGATTTACCTTGATGTGCAACCTTTTCGCATCCTCACTGTCTACATTCAACGTATGCGACACAGGTCATATATTTAGACAAGCACGTTTTCCTTCGAATGAAATAATTCGCAGTCGCTGTCTTCTTATACATCTGTGTCATTGCTCGTCTATACGGAAGAAATAACCCTGTAGGGATGGCGAacgtgtgagagagagagagagagagagagagagagagagagagagagagagagagagagagagagagagagagagagagagagagagagagagagagagagagagaacaatgAAAACTGTATAATATCCTCAatcttaaagggaaacagtcgtcggaactgcgcctgtgcgagtttcttgttaaCAATTAATGTATTTGTGGTGATGATTGTGCTATCAGACAGCAAACTAGATGTTTGTATATTCATGCAAATGCTCTGCTCcgtaaattttcacactgtcCTGCTCATGTGAAGATTTCACTCTTTAGAAGTTTTTACACTAACGTGTATTGCTCTCAGCTGTGGACTTCTCACACAAACTAAACAATCTTAGAGTGGCGTATAACAATTCCTTCAGAATTTTGATGGGGTATGCTCGCGACTGCAGCGCGagtgttatggttgtttcacaTACAATTCCCATTTTTGAGGCCCTGAGACGCAAAGCAATGTATAATTTTTATGAACGTTTGAATAATATCGAAAATGTGCTCATTTTAGCGCTACTTAATTCTGATGCTCTTTTGCATTCAAAGCATATTTTAACGTATAAAAAATCTTCTGTACTTTTAATCATTTTCTGTCtctgtttttgtattttatgttcTTTCTGTTTTTGATGTATGGGATAGCGTACACAATTTAGTGTTTCGCTTTTCATCCTGAAATAaagttatattattattattattatatttcgtgcacgatatctagatgcagcCCGTCAtcgtagctgcaacatttaaattatacgatgtacattatgaaagatatgttttaactttcatcaatcaccatcgtaccttggatatggtgtttacattggtcatgtgggtcccatacaaccttttatcgcagttccgacgacagtATCCCTCTAATAACCAAAACGCGTTTACCGTCTCAATTTCAGAAAGATGTCAGGAGATTGACGTACCGCACAAAACGAGCCCTCGGTATGCAGGCTGATGGTTACACCGAAACGAGCAACGCCACAAGTTTCACCTCAGATGGGGAGAGGAAACGGCCGAGCAGCGGTAACTATGTGAACATGCGTACCCTGTAGCGGAGAAGTAGGAACCAGTGTAGCGAAAGTAAAGTTTATTGAGTGTGTCAAGCAAGCGTCTTGTAGGATTCAGAAACGAAGTTGGGGCAAGTGATGTGCCAACCGCAAAGAATGATTCAGTGTTTCCCGGATGAGTTTCTTACTTTGAGTTTGATCACAATAATCTTATGTCTGTTGCATTAATCATGAACGTGAGCAAATATCTCGAAATTGAATTAATCAAATTAGCACTTACGATATTATCCTGAGCTCCTTCAGTATACGCACTCACTGTAAAATGTATGAGCAACTCTATTGTACTATTGAATTGCACTATAACAACTTCGGCACGAATTCTTCCAATTTCACAAGTGTAAGCTTTTAGGATACAATACGCATATATCTTGTCAGTaatattttatgacaaaaattgttGCAGTACGTGTATATTCATTGAGAGCATGCGCCGACAGAATCTGGCAACTGTGAAGGCTCGGATGCCCGGTTTGACCTACACAGGTGCTCTGCTCTCTTATATTCATGACACTGTACGTAATGTAATTATTGGTGGTCGAATGTCAATCCTTTTTACAGAAGTCGAGTCTAACTACGCCAAGTCTGTCGTTTTCTGCTATTCCACAGCAGTGGGTACATCGGCTTTGCCCAGTTTATTTTATATCCTTTTCCGTTTCCTTGAATACGTCAAAATCTGACGGCAATCAATGAAAAGCATGCGCAACAATCAACAATGAAAGAATTTTCAGTATTGAACACCGGGCTTTATAACGAAGTGAGCACGAAAATCGCTCTCGGAGATGATATAAGAGAAACGTGACCGTTCAACGTTGAACGCGAATGCCAAACGGCAAGAGAACATACGGCATCATCAAAACGCGATAACAGGGCGCAGAAAATGTTGACGTATCCGTTAACGTTCCCGGTCTACGGGCGAGCATCTTAATCCACATATACCTCGACGCGCAAACGCGAAAAAAGATCGaatcaaacaaagaaaattaaacCTTGTTACGAGCACGATTTTTTTCTTAGCTATAAAACTCTGAATTTAGACTACCCGTTACACTCGTCACATTTGAACGTCTCATGTTGTGAGCTTTTAGCGTTAAGAACTAAAAGGGAAAtcatttgtagaaattatgagcatatatgtttgtttttgtactaTCAAATTAAActggtatgcgcctcgaaagtgaaatactgaaacttttgctcgtACTTCTCAGTGAAACTTTAAACATTGCAATATTGCTGGCTCGGGTGCAGCAATCTGACTGGTCGTGACGTAAAAATTGCTGTGCTATATTCGTGATATAGAACTGACTAAATACACGCAAGCTCCTATAAGGAAGAACTCCCTCAATTTAACGTCTCAGACCAGAATTTCAGTATACTGTCATTATGTCTATAATAACCCATCTTAGCAACGGGTGTCCTCCGTTTTTAACAGCTGAGTCCATGTATACACTGACGGGTTTAATCACTAAGCCAGCGAGTTGGGTGGTTAGCAGAGACCAATTTGTGGGTCAACTGTTTCATTAATAAATTAATACTACCAGCAATTGTGACAATGCACCCTGGattgaagatgtgaaaaattaaTCAACCTTACCGCTTTAATTTCCACGCGGTTATTGCCCGCCAAGAACTTGCGATTCGtccataaaaatatatttcgtCATTGATTTCCCTTTGGAACGCTCCCCAATGTAGAATTTCAAGGTACATTTTTACTCTTATCTAGCtctttaaaattgaatgaaatgttaattttaaatttaagttAATTTTATTGGTTTACGTCGGTCTTTCTGCATTTGCGCGTCCAAAGGAGGAACCgtgtatatattttatatcgTTGGCCCAAGTACAGCAATCTGGTTCAATTGTCGGGACGGGAAAAGAACAATACTTATATTCGCGATAGTACAATTTAAACACTCGCAAGCTCTCAGTAAGAGAAAACTCCCCTTGATAAAATTTCACTTCAGAATTTCAGTATactgttatgatgaaatataatAAACCATATGGATATTCTAGGTTTTCTCGGTTCTCCATGTATTGCATGTATGCGCCTTCTATGTGACGCGTGCACGTATGTCGTCAATTTGTAAAACCGTCATGGCATTACCCGTAGCTGCTTGTGTGGTTCATTGCTGAAGTTGCAGATCACCTCAATGTACAGTACAAAAGATGCAACATAATTTGATAGTCCCTCTTTCAACACACGCAGGTCACGTTCTGTCGTCAGCTGGCGTTCGTCGTTCTCCTGTGTAAATTTGCTGTAGGTCAGATAATTTTTTTGATGATGGTATTACAGTCTATTTTTAATATCATCAACAAGGTTATGCTATTTGCTCTTGTATTAGTGAAAGCAATTTTTTCGTGGCATTTCTAATTTTAGCACTTTTTATCTACATAATATTTTAATCGCATTTACCTCTCTCAGAATTATAAGATGCTTTCAGTCTGTTTTAATGAACGATATCAGCCTTTGTTTTAAAGAAATAGTGTGTCTCTGTTGActttgtcttttctgtagaattaAGCAGAAAATTGTCTCCGTACAAGTGTTTTGCAAGTTCATGAGAAATTTGTTAATGTTGCAAGAGTTGTGAGGTATCCGGGTGGCTGCTTATACTCTTCTATGTATTTACCACGGGGACATGATCGAACGTATAGGTCAGAGAATAGCAATGATGTTCATTTACACATActagcaaaatacaatgtttaGATCGAGAAAAAACTGAACATCTCAAAAAATTGCAACCAGGGCAGGCCGTccaattttgtgaaaacatcCATGAGTAGGACCGTTCAAATCATTCACAATTTAACGACACACGAAAACGAGTTGCCCTATCTTGTTTACACTTTACTGTTATATGCATACTGAATGTTTTAAGACATGGAAATAAGAATTTTGAACCATGCACATGTAGCTATAGAAATAGTAGAAATTTTCGTTCAAAGTTTTTGCTGAATAAGCAAAGTTTCGGTTAATAAAAGTTTAAAGACCATTATCCCTTACAACGTTTTAATATCTTTTAGACTTTTCCTCGGAAAATCGTTGTATTTTTATAAAACACAATGTTGATATTCTAGAAATAAATGGAATGTTTTGTGAGCTCAGGGTCATTACGTTTCATTTGGAATATTGAAATAACGCTGGTAAGAAAAACAGACCCGACATAACAAAATGTGAAGCAAGAAATATATGTAAGTAAAATGATAAACTTCACTAATGTAATAATTGTCAGTGTTGTAACTTTGTttgatacaaaaaaaatcattccaCATTCTTATTCATTACAAGCACGAACGTTTTTAATAAATTTAGTCCATTTTAATGCGTGTTTCCTTTACCTTCAAGGATAATTCTTCGTTTAGATATCATTATTTGTCACAATTTATTATTGCAATGTGATAGTTTTATGGTATTAATCTGCAAAAGTGAATTGAGTATTCCGTGTGTCAATATATCTATGTCACTTATTTGTCCTTGCACATCCGCAGCAAAATATAAATGCAAGAATGAAAAGATGACGTCAACATTACGTCATCGTCAATCATCGGGAGATGCGTATTTTATCGCAAGATGGATACAGAAAATAGTGCTGCCTTTTGCGTGTTTGTTTTGTGTGCATAAAAATGACGGATTCCAGTTAGTAATTTATCTGTTTAATGTTTTGATGACAAAGGGCTGCAGGGTAAATGTTTTATTGATTCAGACATTTTAGACATGTTCAGTAATATTGAACTCGTCGATACATCAGAACTCTCAAGATCTTGCATGTTTGCTTATGTACCGCACGGCCATATTTGTACAACGTTCTTTGTTAATTAGCAACTCTTTATCGCCAATCTTGTTGATTTATTGATCTATGAATTAAAACTTGAACATTATTTCAAAGACTATGACTTTTTTCGTATTCATTATCTATAAGCCACAAAGTTTGATTAATTCCCACCGCACCCACCGGGTATCGAAGTCGCATCCATTTTCGTCTCTTAAATAATGTCTCAGTTTGTTGTATTTTGCGTTAAAGAAAACGAAAACTCACCATTGCGGTTAATGAAACAGGCATTAAATCTGACTTTAATGACTTCAATTTTGTGGTAGACCAACGCTTCACTTAATCTCACTCTAcgtcttaaagggacaaagtcggccattttttcgtaaattttgtttgatacgagatactacttatattatttgacatgttgaaagatactgaatgaatgggtgaccatgcctgtattcgaccccggttttagacaaatgaaaccatggcgaaaatgaattaatggtcatgaccattaattcatttttgcgatggtttcattgaatgtgtctaaaaccggggtcgaatatatgcctGGTcaccattcattatctttcaacatgtccaataatataagtagtatctcgtatcaaacaaaattcatgaaatatggccgactttgtccctttaggTTAAAACTGTTGTAATGGTTTcaaacgaaaaataaaattctgcgCACATTTGTTATGCTCTCAAATCCCGTTTCCTGAGATCGTACTTGAATTgctctgacaaacagtttatcTCACGGGAACATAATAGGCCTATATGTGACTCGTCAATAGCTTCAAGTTTAAgttttttaacttttgaacATTATTTAAGTATTAATCAATTGTACCGAGAAAATCTGACGAAAGATTCAAAATCAAACTGGAACGGATGCCGATATCTGCTTATCTACTTTATGAACTTTCCGCCTTTCGTCAGTGTGTGTACAACGGaacatttcaagtttcttgtaaaGCAGTCGACCACTTATTCTGTTTAAAGTTTTTCAGGTAGCCTTTAAAATTGAAGGGCTTACAGTTTGTTGAAACTTTCTGCAAGgcaactttaaaccattcactttcaaaatcacgtaTAAAAACCAGGGGTAACTATGCCAATCTTGGTATTGAAGAAACAAAGTGCCATAattttgccgatatttgaaattcaaaaataaccGCCACTtccgtgttaactctacgggcaagaaataattttcgatttACAAAAATAAGCCGAACTGTCTTTCGCGACTTAGTTTCGTTCAAGTGGATTTTGGTAGAATACGCCCCGGTGACAGATACTAGTATTAGGACTTAGAATTTTTTTACGATACCTTATTAAAAGGGTCTTACGTATCTATACCTTGAAGAACATCTATGATGAACACGTTTTAGCTTTATTGTTTACTTTAACAAGTCTAGAAATCGAAGATTGTGCTTTAGATCACAGAAAGTAGAGCTTGCGCAACCCGAGCAGAAGCGGCGCTCTAAGTCTCACCTACTATTACTCTGGACTGCCATAATTTTACGTTTGTCACGTGCTAGTCATTGAGCATCGCTTTTCTCCGAAACTTGTCTCTCAATGGAGGGCGTGCTTTATATTTCGCGAGACTTTCAGAGGCAGATTTACATGATTTAACCTGTTTACCCCGGTGCCCTGTTAACAGGTCCAGCCTCACAATACATAATAATTAATTTGGGCAAAACCATATTGATGCAAGGGTGAACTGCTGTGAGTGGCGTTGACTGGGTTAACGCCAGAACTTTTATTAAAGGTCCtccaaatttgaacctttgtaGAGTTCAAGCAAAGTCACTGCTCAAAAATGTCCACATTTTTTCTGAAGTATCTGCGCTGTAACAGCAAGCATTCAGAAACCTCTCCGTGTATGCAACGCCCTAAAGAAAATTAgtttaaaatcatgaaaagaatGTGACAGCTCCCCGATATTGAGTCTTTCAATTGAAGTACACCACGAAACCCTGGATCATGACACCATTGTCAGCGGACCGAGCACAGTGAGACTCATAAATTTTATACCACCACAAACCGGATCTATGAATTACTCCCGCCAGCTGAAACATTGTGAGCTTGGCAGAGAGACTATAGCTAGTCCTGAACAGTTCTTTATACGAGTGCACTCGGGCGAGACGTACCCATCGCGGACATCCGGACTTCAGATAAAAGTATCCTAAAGATTGACCTATGCTCTCCGAATATATAATACATAATCATAGAGGGGTGGTTAGACTCGCATTTTACCGCTGAATAGAAGTGTAGTCCCATCCAGGGACACAGGGGTAGGATGTTTTCCTATATGAACGACGAGATGAGGTCGATCGAGAtgttttttacatgtaattgcacCATCCTGCGGtaatttagacaaattaaaatatgcaaggGGACACTGACAGCCATTCACTACTTCCAATCCTCTACGAGTTGTAAGCAATCTTCCTTTCGTCTTTTGTTCTGGCCCTCTCCCCTTTGCAAAAGAACTCCCTCTGCCA belongs to Ptychodera flava strain L36383 chromosome 17, AS_Pfla_20210202, whole genome shotgun sequence and includes:
- the LOC139115306 gene encoding prolactin-releasing peptide receptor-like isoform X2, with product MGTIYICNERWPDGHSEIYVWMMFVLTYVIPFIILCLCYFMVALKLLFRTMPGQVDSRRMQAQQAANRKAVRTLVSLVILFGVCWLPLHIYNIFLITYNPEYLRTHQDATKISRASIYIWLIFADTVFNPIVYIFMSDKFRKDVRRLTYRTKRALGMQADGYTETSNATSFTSDGERKRPSSGNYVNMRTL
- the LOC139115306 gene encoding prolactin-releasing peptide receptor-like isoform X1; protein product: MATHPTSGDDDYEEEYSSYNSSYNDSYNYEVMFHVHRLRPHTVAILTAIFAVCVALSCVGNFVVICVMSCGKKRNKPFNSLLLNLAISDWSLGLLCLPFLFAYTMMSPEWIFGEALCVIIPFAQKTAQIVSIFTVVVIGVDRCRVVLFPLRPKLTGKHKLIIIIVIWIVAISLSSPKIAYYHYFHIPALGMGTIYICNERWPDGHSEIYVWMMFVLTYVIPFIILCLCYFMVALKLLFRTMPGQVDSRRMQAQQAANRKAVRTLVSLVILFGVCWLPLHIYNIFLITYNPEYLRTHQDATKISRASIYIWLIFADTVFNPIVYIFMSDKFRKDVRRLTYRTKRALGMQADGYTETSNATSFTSDGERKRPSSGNYVNMRTL